TCCAATTTCGTGAGCTATTACAGACTATATACAAAAACGAAAAAAGAAGAAAAGGTATTTAAAAAGGAAAAAGAATTTAATGAGTTATAATATGTGATGTCACATATTATTTGATGCGCTGTATTTTTTGTTTATTGTAGTGTTCTGTTTATTCTTCTCCCATTTCCTTCAGGAATTCCACATAATCTCTTTCAACTTCTTCGAGTTCATATTCCATTTTATATTCCCCCATTTTAAGACATAAACAGTCTCGATTTAGTCTTTAACAGTCTTGATTTAGTTTTTTAGTCTATACACAGAATTATTCTTAAATGAGTCTTACTTCATCCCCATTTTGAAAAATGCAGTACACTTATATAAAGATTTCCGTAAACCGAGATCTCATTTAATTTAATATGAAAAGTTTACATTTCTTACTATTATTTATTAGACTGATTGGCCCGTACTAATGATAAATTCGATAAGGATATTTTTAAATTGGAGTTAAGGCATTCCCTCTTCCATGCATAACAGTCCAGGCCCGGAACTCATAATGGGCATCAGAAACCTTGCAGGGCTTGAAGCCTGTTATAAATATGCAGATGCGGTTTATTTCTCAACTGACAGGCTCAGCCTTCGGGCAAAAGCAAAAGAGATTAATCTGGAAAACCTTGAGGAGTTCGTATCTGAGGTAAAAGCACGGAATTTAAAAGCTTATCTGGCTGTGAATTCAACAGTAAATGAAGACAGGCTTGAAGAAGCAGGAAATGTAATAAACGCAGCCGCAAAAGCCGGGGTAGACGCAGTTATTGCCTGGGACCCGGCTGTAATCCTGAAAGCACGCAAATCCGGCCTCAGGATCCACATCTCCACGCAGGCAAACACTACAAACCACGAAACTGCAGAGTTTTACAGAGCCCTTGGTGCAGAGCGCATAGTGCTTTCAAGGGAACTGTCCCTAGAGGAGATCAGGGAAATCAGGCAACGGAGCGAGGTCGAGGTCGAAACTTTTGTCCACGGGGCGATGTGCATGGCAGTTTCAGGAAGGTGCCACTTATCCGCCTATGTCCTCGGAAAATCCGGAAACTGCGGGGAATGCGCTCAGCCCTGCCGCTGGGAATGGGAGCTTCACGGGGAAAACAATCTTGTCATGGAAAGCAGGGGAAAATACCTCCTCAGTGCAAAAGATTTATGTATGATAGAACATATTCCGGCTCTTCTCGGAGCCAGGATAGATTCTTTCAAGGTAGAAGGCAGGCTGAGAGACCCGGGATATCTGGAAGTGGTCTCACGCTGCTACAGGGAAGCAATTGATGCCTGTAAAGAAGGGACATACACTCGTGAAAAAGTTGATTCATGGCTTTCCGAACTTTCGTCGGTATATAACAGAGGCTTTTCTACTGGTTTTTACTTCGGAATTCCCGGCCTCGAAGGCTTTTCTCCTGAAAAAAGTATGAATGCCTCAGAGAAAAAGCGCAGGGCTGCGGGAATTGTAGAAAATTATTATCCCAGACAGCATGCCGCAGCAATAAAGCTGCTTGAAGAAGGGCTTGAAATAGGAAACGAAATTCTTATCGAAGGAAGCACCACATATCTGAAGCAGAGGGTCACCTCCCTGATAAAAAACGGCATGAGCCTGCAAAAAGCTGAAAAAGGAGACGAGGTGGGGCTTGCCGTTGACGGCACCGTCCGAAGGAATGATAGAATATTTATAATCTGATGGTATTTCTCGCAGACTAATATCAAATAACTAAAATATTATAACAGTATCTATATATTGGATTCTTCCTTATACGGATAGCAAATCAGGAAGAAACAACTTAAGCTAACTGGCTAAGTTGTTCGGAGCCTGATATTAATTGCCTGATTATTTGTACTTAATTATTCAATATTGTACCCGGTTATCCGATATGATACTTGTCTGGCAGGATAAACTTCCAGCCGGGAAAATCAGCTATTGGTAGCCAGCTATCTGACCAATACTCTGCTTACAGTAATTCCTGTATGTAAACAGTATCAATAGACTATTTCGAGAACCGGGACAAACAATTCTCGGACTGACATGTAAGGTGATATTTTGATAAGCGTTAACGAAATGGGCTCATACGTCATCGAAGAGATGCTCGACTGGAGCGAAGACCTGAAAACGGAAGTAATCAAGCTTGAAAATGGCGCCACAATCATCGACTGTGGGATTAAAGCCGAAGGCGGATATGAAGCCGGGATGTACCTTGCAAGACTCTGCCTTGCTGACCTTGCTGACCTTAAATACAGCACCTTTGACCTCAACGGCATCAAATGGCCTGCCATCCAGGTAGCAACCGACAACCCTGTAATCGCCTGTATGGCTTCCCAGTATGCTGGCTGGAGAATCTCTGTAGGCAACTATTTCGGTATGGGTTCAGGTCCCGCACGTGCGCTTGGCTTAAAGCCAAAAGAGCTCTATGAAGAGATCGGTTATGAAGATGATTTCGAAGCTGCTGTCCTTGTCATGGAATCCGACAAACTCCCGGATGAAAAAGTCGTGGAATACATTGCAAAACACTGCAGTGTAGACCCGGAAAATGTCATGATCGCTGTTGCGCCTACAGCTTCCATTGCAGGTTCTGTCCAGATTTCAGCCCGTGTCGTTGAAACCGGTATCCACAAATTTGAATCTATTGGCTTTGACATCAACTGCATAAAGAGCGGGTACGGAATTGCCCCTATCGCCCCCATAGTTGGAAACGATGTCCAGTGCATGGGTTCAACCAATGACTGTGTCATTTATTGCGGCGAAACCAACTATACTGTCAGCTTCGAAGGTGAACTGGCTAAACTCGAAGACTTTGTAAGAAAAGTCCCCTCAACAACCTCAGACGATTTCGGAAAGCCGTTCTACCAGACCTTCAAGGCAGCGAACTTTGACTTCTTCAAAGTCGACGCAGGCATGTTCGCTCCTGCAAGAGTAACAGTAAACGACTTAAAGAATAAAAAGACAATTTCGAGCGGTGGGCTCTACCCCGAAATCCTGCTTGAATCCTTCGGAATCAGGAAAGTTTGAGAAGGCATTCACCTCATCTCATTCTTCTCTTATTTTTCTCCACATTATTTTTCTCCACTTTTCCCCTGTTTTCAATATTTTTCCAGTTTTGGCAGTCCTGAAATGACTCCGGCTTTAAACTCAACCTATTTATGGGAATGTTTCCAATCTTATTGTGAAAGTAGGTACTGTAGAAAGCGGTTAAAAGCAGAATTTTTTATAATAGATGAATAAGGAGAAGAGTTTCATGCAGATAATAAATACCTCACAGGGAGTAGGAGGCATCCTGAACAGCTTCAAGAGTCTCCTGAACGGAGTAGAAAAGATTACATTTGTCGGAACACCGGGTTTCTGCACCCCCTTCGCAGAACTTATGGGTTTTGTTGCCAGGGACAAAAAACTTATTTTTATTCCCAATATGGACTTTGAAAAAGCCAGGTTAATATCCATGACTCCTGAAGGGATGCAACTTGGAGAACCTATAGACGCCCATGCTGATGCTGTTGTCCTGCTCGGCGGGCTTGCGATGCCCAAGATCGGCGTCAGCCCTGACAAAGCTAAGGAGATTGCAGAAAAGGTCCTTGAAGGTTCAAATAAACGAAAAATTATCGGGGTCTGTTTCCAGTCAATGTTTATGCAGCAGAAATGGGACGAGGTTATCAGTTTTGATTATATCATCAATGCTGACCTGGCAGTTGAGGTTCTTAAAAGCTAAAAACCTGACACTGGAAAAAGCAGGAGACTACCAGACTGAATAAAAAAGATTAGATCGAAGTCTCAAAATTATTTACAACTACTTCTTTTTCCATTTTTTTTATCGGAGCCTGATGTTTCTGATAGTAAGGATTCTGATGGTCAGTTTCAGATAGTGAGTTTAAATAATCAGTTTTAGATAGTCAGATTAAATAATCAGTTTTAGATAGTCAGTTTTAGATAGTCAGTTTAAATAATCAGTTTAAATAATCAGTTTAAATAATCAGTTTTAGATAGTCAGTTTCAGATTCACGATGTACGCCCTATTACTAAATTATAGAGAATGCTAACGTATATGGGCATAAGGATCAGGGACTATCATGCTTTCGTCCTCAGGTGCTAAAATGTAAACTACAATTGCAATCAAAAGAGCAGGGGATGTAAGGAACCATAATAATATGCTGATCAGACCTTTCATAAACAATGAGCTTCCAGCGAGATCAACCTGTTCATCGCCGTTGAACAGAAGTTGAAAAGAAACATCAACAGGTCTTGTAAAATTAAGACCCATATAATAAAAAGCATTAAGCGGTATGCCAAAAGTTACTTCTATAGCTAAAATAAATATTTCAGATGCGATAAAACTTAGAAAGACAGTTTTAATTTTAGACACACTACAAAAATTTACATTCATACTTTATAAAACTTTGCAATGTTCTAATTTTTTCTGGAAAAATCAATAATATCAATTATTTTTAAGATTTAACCTTCTTCTTGCAATCCTACACATTTTACTCCACATTGCCGTAGATTCATATACACGGCTCTTAAAGAAATAACAAAAAGGCCTTCTATCCCTGAAAAGACAGGAAAAAATTTCCTTCACTTTCTGAAGAATTGGCAGCCAATGGATAACTCAGTGCCCAATTATACCCATTTTTTTCAAATCAACATGTACCAGATTATTTCGTATTCGCTTGAAGAAAGCTGCGCACCTCGGCATTGAAAATCTCCGGTGCCTCAAGGCTGCAATCATGACCGACGCCGGGTATGATCACAAGCTTCGATGCTGGAATCCTGGCATGCAGATCCTCGGCAACGTAAAGAGGAGAACGCTGATCGGCTTCACCATACAGCAGCAGTGTAGGTACTTTGATAGTTGGAAGCATGTCACGAAGATCAGCCTCAGCGAAAGAGCGTAGTATCACTCTCATTCCGGCGGGATGGAATTCTGACATAATTGTTGCGGTCTCATTGATTACCTCTACAGGCACTGATTTTGTGAAAAGCGTTGGAATCCACTTTTCAACAACCTTCTGTGGTGGCAATCTGGATTGCTGAAGCCCCTGTTGTAAGCGTTCTTCCACTACATCGGGTGGAAGGGACCCTGCCCACCCGGCATAAGCC
This window of the Methanosarcina mazei S-6 genome carries:
- a CDS encoding peptidase U32 family protein, with the protein product MHNSPGPELIMGIRNLAGLEACYKYADAVYFSTDRLSLRAKAKEINLENLEEFVSEVKARNLKAYLAVNSTVNEDRLEEAGNVINAAAKAGVDAVIAWDPAVILKARKSGLRIHISTQANTTNHETAEFYRALGAERIVLSRELSLEEIREIRQRSEVEVETFVHGAMCMAVSGRCHLSAYVLGKSGNCGECAQPCRWEWELHGENNLVMESRGKYLLSAKDLCMIEHIPALLGARIDSFKVEGRLRDPGYLEVVSRCYREAIDACKEGTYTREKVDSWLSELSSVYNRGFSTGFYFGIPGLEGFSPEKSMNASEKKRRAAGIVENYYPRQHAAAIKLLEEGLEIGNEILIEGSTTYLKQRVTSLIKNGMSLQKAEKGDEVGLAVDGTVRRNDRIFII
- the mch gene encoding methenyltetrahydromethanopterin cyclohydrolase, yielding MISVNEMGSYVIEEMLDWSEDLKTEVIKLENGATIIDCGIKAEGGYEAGMYLARLCLADLADLKYSTFDLNGIKWPAIQVATDNPVIACMASQYAGWRISVGNYFGMGSGPARALGLKPKELYEEIGYEDDFEAAVLVMESDKLPDEKVVEYIAKHCSVDPENVMIAVAPTASIAGSVQISARVVETGIHKFESIGFDINCIKSGYGIAPIAPIVGNDVQCMGSTNDCVIYCGETNYTVSFEGELAKLEDFVRKVPSTTSDDFGKPFYQTFKAANFDFFKVDAGMFAPARVTVNDLKNKKTISSGGLYPEILLESFGIRKV
- a CDS encoding DUF2124 family protein; protein product: MQIINTSQGVGGILNSFKSLLNGVEKITFVGTPGFCTPFAELMGFVARDKKLIFIPNMDFEKARLISMTPEGMQLGEPIDAHADAVVLLGGLAMPKIGVSPDKAKEIAEKVLEGSNKRKIIGVCFQSMFMQQKWDEVISFDYIINADLAVEVLKS
- a CDS encoding alpha/beta fold hydrolase — translated: MDEVEINGLHIAFERKGEGSPLILLHGALSDSRMWRRQLDELSDEFTVVAWDAPGCGRSTDPPETFRLPDFADCLAAFIEEIGLVKPHILGLSFGAGLALEFYRRYSSIPKSLILASAYAGWAGSLPPDVVEERLQQGLQQSRLPPQKVVEKWIPTLFTKSVPVEVINETATIMSEFHPAGMRVILRSFAEADLRDMLPTIKVPTLLLYGEADQRSPLYVAEDLHARIPASKLVIIPGVGHDCSLEAPEIFNAEVRSFLQANTK